GGGAAGATAATTCCCTCTCCTTCCATTTTTGTTAGAATACTTTTTAAAATATCAACTAATATGATATATCTTATTAATAATCAGTAAATTACATTGTGTTATTTTCGTAATAATATAGACTATTATGGCACGATAGTTGAAGTTAAAAGGAGAGGAAAAAATGAGAGGTGGTTTCGATATGGCACGTCAAGAAAATCCAAATCCGTACCTGAAACATAAAGTGATGACTGCTTCACCAGAAGAACTTGTTTCTTATGTTTATGACATCGCAATAAAAGCTTGTAAAGTAAAGAATAAAATAAAGGCATTAGAAGCTATGCAGGTACTAATAAATTCTTTAAACTTCGATGAAAAAGAGATGGCAATGACATTTTTCAACGTATATCGCTATATAAGCAAATTAATTCGTGAAAATCAATTTAACGAAGCAGAAATTTATTTAACTGATATAAAAAATACATGGGAAAAAGCCATGAAAATTAGTATATAAATTTCGAGGTAAATTATGGATATTACTTCCATATTTGACTCCAAATATAATATAGATTACCTCGTAGAAATATATATGGCACAGGAATCAAAGCCTAAAAAGGAGCTCGAAGAGCAAAAAGAAGCACTAAACCAGAAAAAAGAGGTTCTAAATAACTTAGACAGCAAAATGTCAGCTCTAAAAAGCATTGTTGATAGATTAACTGATCCTATTACAAACTACTTTGCACAAAAATCAGCCACAAGCAGTGATACTGAAAAATTCACGGTTTCTGCTGGTGCAAGCGCTACAGCCGGTACCCATTCAATAAGCGTGGAAAGACTTGCATCCTCAGATACCAGAGTTTCAAAACAGTTTACAGACACAGATACAAGCTTTACAGGATTTACAACCGATCAAACTTTTTACATTGAAGTAGCGCATCCTACAGATTCTGATCCAAATAATCGGGTTTCAATAGAAATTACAGTTTCAGCCAGTACATTTTCACAAAATGATGACGATGTGCTTGCTGACATCGCAGAAGCAATTAATTCTGCAATGAGTAATGCCGTTCTAAATGAAACAATTGATAATGATGAAGTAGTACACGCTTATGTTGTAAGTGAAGAATCAGGAAAGTCCAGGCTAGTATTAAGATCCGAAAACTCAGGATATACTTATAGAATGGATTTTACTGATAGCTCAGATAACCTACTGAATTTTCTTGAAGTTAACAGTGGTTCACAGTCAAGTGGTTCATCCGGAGGATGGATTACCTATGTTGGTACCAGTCCAACCGATAGTGAACTCAATTCAAAATTTAATATAGATGGTCTAACATTTTACAGAGATAGTAATCATGTAACAGATGTACTAAGCGGACTTACAATTGATTTACTTGATACATTTTCAACTGAGGAAACCATAACAGTCACTTCAGATACAGAGGCGGTAAAGGAAGAAGTTCAGGACTTCATAGATGCTTACAATGACCTATTAGATTTTCTGAAAGAGAATACTCAAATTAATCCTGATACTTACAATAGGGGACTACTTACAGATGAACTTACCTATAAGAACATAATATACGACTTAAGAAATTACATCATGAGCGAGGTAACTGGGGTAACCAACACTGACTATAACTATTTATTCAAAATAGGAATTGAACCTGATGAAGATGGAAAGCTTTCTATAGCTGATAGTGAGGAATTTGAAGAAGCACTCGAAGCTAATTATACCAATGTCTCTGACCTATTTAGAGCAACTGATGGAATAGCAACAAGAATAAAGGATTATATTGAAAGATTCGTTACAGTTGGCGGGACAATAGATAAAAGTATAAATAATTTAGAAAGTCAGATTTCAAGTGTAGAAGATAGAATCGATGCATGGGATGAAATATTAGCAAAAAGAGAACAGCAACTAAGAGACGAATTTGCAAAATTACAGGAAATGATGACTTCACTGACATATCAACTAAATTATTTTAGTAATTTCTTTAAAATATCATAACGCGAGAGGATAAACCATGGATGGTTTAGAACCTATTGAATACAGTTTCAAGGCCAGTGTAGTTATCAATTCAACTGATACTTCAAAAAATGAAACACAGGAAGTGACCACGCAGAAAGAAGAGCTAAAAAAACCTGATAAAGAAATAAGATCCGAGTCAAAAGAAATAAATACATCCAGAGTTGATATGGGAGAAATAGTCGCACAGTTAAATGAAGTCATTAAGGTCTTTAACACAAAAATCACATTTTCCTACGACCCAAGGATAGAAAGATCTGTTATTGTAGTTACAGACTCTACTACTGGAGAAGTTATAAGAAAAATTCCGCCAGAAGAAATGATACTACTTATTTCCAAACTTAGAGAGATAGCAGGTCTTTTGTATAATAAAAAAGTATCCTGAGTTTATATGAAAAAGGATAATAAAGACACGGATACTACCCTAAAAAGAGTAGAAGATATAGTATCGCAAATTTTAATTATAAGTGAAAACTCCTTATATCAGGAAAATTATGATCTGGATTTAATAAATAAAACCCTTGAAAAAAGAGGGAAATTATTTGAAGAGCTAATGCAATATGAAGACAAGGTTAAGTTTATCATAAATCTGCCGGAAGATAAGAATATAGAACAAAAAATAAATGATATAAAAAATAAAATAAAAAAAATAGAAGAAATCGATAAAGAAGTGATAAAATTTTTAAAGGAAAAGAAAGAAAAAACCATTAAAGAAATTTCAAAAATAACCGATATTAAAAGTAGAAGATATAATTCTTTGACATCTATAGGTATAAAACCTAAATTTTTTGATATTAAACAGAGGTAACTTTGAGTTACGTAAATAACATAAATCCTTTAAATAACTCATATCAGAAGATTGAAGAAAAAGAGGATATCAAGAAATCCAAGCCTGATTCTGAAAAGGTAAAAAATGATAGTACAGGACTGGAAAAAACAGGCAAGATTGCATCCGATAGAGCAGAAATATCCCAGGCCGCTAAAACCCTTTACGAATACAGTATAAAGAATAATAAATACAAAGAACTATTTCAGAAAAAAAATCTACTTGATCAGAACGAAATACAGAAAATAAAGGAAAAAATAGAAAGCAATTTTTATAACCAGGATAACGTATTGAACAAAGTTGCGGAATCGCTATTAGCACTGCCCACTTTCAGTAAAATAATTCAAAAACATTCACTCGATAAAGTGAATCAGAGGGAAAGGGAAGAAAAATTAGCCAAGACAAAAGAGAAGATAGAAAATAAGGAATATGAAAAAGACGAAGTTATAGACAAGCTGGCTGAAAAAATTATCCAGCAAATACGTAATTCTCAGATATAAAAAAAGGGGCATTTAAGCCCCCTATTCTATTAAAAATAAAAAGTAATTAATAAGTCACATAATATTAAGTTTGGATAGTATCGCTATAGCTCTATCTTTCTGCCCAATTTTTGCATATAATCCTGCGATCTTCTTGTAATACTCAACATTTTCTGGATTATACATTATAAGCTTCTCATACACCGTGATGGCTTCTTGAAACTTCTGTAATTTTATGTACAAAATTGCCATGTCTTCAAGATATTTTATATTTTTCTCAGATTTATATAATTTTTCTAAAATTTTTACTGCGAATGTATAATCTTTCGCTTTGACCGACATATTATAAATATATTTTAATCCTTTTGTATCATCGAATGAGCTAATATATACTGAAGAATATTTGTTAAATATATCATAATTTTCAGCATTAAAGCTACATGATAAAAGGGAAAACGTTATTTTCTCATCATCAATAACTCCATCAGCCGAAATCCTTTTCCCATATTTTTTTATATACTCGTTCGCTCTTAGTAAATTTTCTAGGTGCGTAATGCACTCTTGATGATTCCCAGATTCATGGGAAATTCTATAATAAAGGTAATTACCATATACCTGTTCAGGTATAGTTTCCAATGATTTTCTCACAAATATCTCTGCACTCTTATAGTCCTTAATATTAATTAAAGCCTCAGCCATACAATTATAAAGTGAACAGGTGAGAGGTTTATCAAAATTACAATACTTTAACGCTACTCTGTAATGCCTGACTGCCTTTTCATATTCCCCATTTAAACCATAAAACTGTCCAAGCGTATAATGTGCATAGGCATTTTTTGGATCCTTTTCTACATATTTTAATAATAGCTTTTTATTTCTTTCTCTTTTCTTTTCAGCTCTTTCGCCTTTGTATGAATATCCAAGATGAACAATCAGTACATTCGAATTCCTCAATTCACCTTTCATAGCAATAATACTTGGCGACACCTGTTCGTGAATTGGACCATAGAAGGATATCCCTCTATTATTATTAAAAAGCCTGTGGGCATCAGAAAAGTAAAAGCTGCCATCGGCTTTGAAATTTTTTATTGATACTTTATATGCAACCGGTATTTTTTCATACTTTAAAAGCTTTTTCAGCTCATTAATACTCCCCGGATCCAGTCTTTCATCGGCATCCATCCATAATATCCAGTCACCTTTAGCATATTTAATAGATTCATTTCTAGCTTTGGAAAAATCGTCAACCCATCTAAACCTGTATACCTCAGCTCCAAATTTCTTGCATATATCAATTGTCGTATCTGTCGAACCTGTATCAACAACTACAATCTGATCAACTATCCCAGCAACACTTCTCAAACAATCTTCAATTACATGCTCTTCATTTCTAACGATCATACAAAGCGATAACGTCTGTCTTCTATTCATGGCTATTTATTAATTTTTAGTTTGATAACATTCCCATTTACTTTTTCTGCTAAATCTATATATAGCCTGATTGCTTCATCTCTATCTCTAGAACTAATAGGTATATACCCAGGTGTACCTTCGGAACTAAAATATTTATGAAGAATAGAAAAAGCCCTTTCAAAATCTCCCGAATTGAGGTGAATTCTTGCAAGAGGATATGCAATTCTAAGATCAGCGTAATCTGAAATCCTAATAACATGGTTAGCATAGTTTATTAATTGTATATCATAAAGATTATTTTCACGGAAATAATCAAGAACTTGCCCGATAATTCCCATTAATGATATAGTTATTGTATTATTAGGTAGGTTTTTTTTCAGCATCGATATCGTTTCTGCCATTAGTTTATTATAATTCTCTGATTGCCTAAGACTTTTATAAGATAGAAGTAACTTATGTCTATAATGCCAATTATTTGGTTCCTTATTTAGAGCCTTCTTAAGTATAGCAATATTCCTTTCCATTTTTTTATCAATATCAAGAAACCCGTAATGCAACAAACTAATTTCTCTTATTTTATCGAAGGGATTAGTAATTCCTTTTTTATTTGCATATTCTCTTAGAGACTTTACTGGATGCTCATGAATAACACCCTCATACTTCAAGCCCGGTATATTTCTAAATACCAACAGACGATCTAGAATTTTATAGTCTCCGTTCGATAGGACAGATTTCTCAGAAACAAAAAATCCAATCTTATTTGTTCTACTTAAATAATCCTTAAGTTCAAAATCTTTCCCAAAAATTAGTTCATGGTCTGTATCTATCTGAAATATCCAGCTTCCCTTAGCATATTTTAAAGCTTCATTTCTCACTCTGGAAAAATCATCATTCCATTTATAAAAATAGACTTCTGCCCCTGATTTTTTAGCTATTCTCACTGAATCATCAACCGACCCAGTATCAATAACTACAATCTGATCCACCACATTTTTTATAGATGTTATACACCTACCAATAAATTCTGAGGAATCTCGAGCTATAATGCATGCTGTTAAAAATATATCTTTAATTTTCAAATTTCTTTAATATATTTTCAAAAAGCTCAATGTCAACATATTTCTGGAATTTTATATCAAAAAGTTCCAGATCAACTAAAATATACTTACCCCCATCATCTCGCACTGCTTTTTTCAAAATACCAGATTTCACCAATTCTGATATTACCTTTTCATATTTGGATATGTCCTCATTCAATATCTCAGAACACTTAGAATTCATATATTCCATTTCTATATCATTTGCTCTTGCCTGTTCTTTCAATATTTCGTTTATAAATTTTAAAAACTTGACTTCTTTTTCAGATTTTACTTCGAACTCCTCTATTATGCCTTTGGTAATATTCTTTAGATACCTTTCTTTACAAAACCTGGTAAATTTTAAAAACCTTTCCCAATCTTTTACAATGAAAGTTTTACCATCTTTATAATTAAACTCTGATTCTGCAAGGGGAGTAAAAATTAGTTTTGAAAGAATACCGCTAACTTGACTCGGTGGAATATCGAGTAGAAATGATATATCCTCAACTAATTTCTTCCATGACTGTTTATATATAATACCAGTAGTTTTTTCTTCCTTTTCAAGCATAAGACTGATTAAATATACGGTCTTTTTACCAATTTCAACACTATCAGTTACTCGTTGTTTTTTATCGGCAATACGCAATCTTTCTACCAGTACATTCATAAATACCCCTAACCAATTTGGGCTACCGGCGAGAATTTTATCAAACATTGCCCTTGTAATTTCTACACATTCAACATCTGTTATAGCTCTAACAGTTGCAGATCTCGGCCTGCCATCAATTAGAGACATTTCACCAAATATCTCGCCCGGTCCAAGTTTTGCAAGTCTAATCTCCCTCCTATCAACGGTATTATACACTTCCACCTGTCCTGACTTGATTATGAACATCGAATTCCCGGCATCCCCCTCCAGACATATAATTTCTCCTGGAGAAAACTTCTTTAAAGCCTTTTTCTCAATAAAACCAGCCACTTTATATTCTCCTTAATATTGTTTCGATGCTATTTATAACCTCGTCAAGTGAAATATCTCTCATGCACTTTTTACCGTAGGGACATGGTGGTTTTGGATGCAGTGACTTTTTATTATACTCCCTATAACATGGAGAACATTCATAGCCTTTCCAAATATTAATTGCAGAATTATATCCAAAACCTACAGGACTAGTACTGCCAAACAGTACAACTGCTGGCTTATTAAAAGCAGCCGCTACATGATTTGGAAAGCTATCCACGCCAACATGAAAATCACTAACATAAGTCATGCTTGCTGAAAGCCTAACACTCAAAATACCAACAAATGAAAGTACATTCTTTAACACAGGTTGTCCACTTGATCCCAACTGTATAAATAAAACCCTTCCTTTGAAATAATCAACAACTTTTTGCCATAAATCAATTTCCCATTCCTTGTATGGAGACCATCCTGCAGTAATATGTATTGTAGCCAGTTTTATATTTATTCTTCTAAATTTCTTTACCGCATTTTCTGCAAATGAAATCTCATGTTTATAAAGTCTCAAATCGCCACGTAATGAATCAACCTTTACATTAGCACATTCAGCAAACTCATATACAAGATGTTTCTCAAGCGGTTTATCGGGATAACCCTTCTTAAGAGGATACTCAAAGTAAACTTTCAAATCTGCATCTAATCCTACTGGAGAAATTTCATCAACATAAGGATTATTTAAAATGAGATTAGGCGTAACTGTTACATATCTAATATACGATCCTTTATACTTATTCTTTAATGCTCTAACAGCGGGGGTTGTCATTAATACGTCACCGATAGCACCCGCTCGATAACATTCAATTATCATTGACCTCTACCCTTTTCTTTAAAAGTCTCAACTCAATATCACGAAATACGTCATCCCAATTACCCTGCTTTTTCTGTCTAAAAATCCTCATCGTTGGATACCAGGGACTATCATCTCTATCTAACATCCATCTCCAATCAGGATATTTGGGTATCAGAAGCCATACACTTCTCCCCAGAGCGCCCGCAAGGTGTGCTACCGCTGTATCAACACTTATTACAAGATCCAGACTCATAATAATAAGAGCTGTATCATAAAAATCATCAATATACCCGTCAAGATTGATTATTTTATTGTCGGAAATCATACCTAATTGTTTAGCATATTCCCCCTTCTGAAGGCTATATAATTTAATTCCCTCCATTTCGGTAAATCTTAAAAAATAGCTTAGATCTATCGAACGATTTCTATCATCCTTATGTTTCGTATTACCACCCCACACAATACCAACATTTAAAAATTTTCTGTTAAAGCCTATTTCTCGCCTAACCCGATCGATATCTTTCAAAGGAATATCAATATAAGGTACGGAATCTGGAATAGACTGCTCATCACTTACAAAAATTCTACCAAGACTCATTATTGGAATATGAAAATCATAATCCTCATTATGATTAACATCCTTATCGTAAATGACATCAATTCCTCTAACGTGCTGAAATAACTTGATCAGCTTTCTTTGACAATTCAATATTATTCTCCCGTATTGTTTATTAATTAATTTTACAAATCTTATAAACTGTATAGCATCTCCATACCCTTGTTCCGTCCATATCATTAGTTTTTTATCTGCTAATGGTCTCCCATCCCATATTGGTTTTTTATATTTATACATAACACTTTTAAAAAATGGTAATTTTAATCTGCTTTCATATCCCTCCCATCCATTTTTAAAATTCCCATTTAATAAGTAAATCAGGCTCTTTCCAAGCACAGCCTCAGCAAAATCATTGCATAGCTTTATTGCTATATTATATTCTTTAATAGCTTCATCAAATCTCCCCTGACACTGTAAGATATTAGCAAGATTATTATGTAGCTTTGCGCTACCAGGAATCTCAGCAATACCTTCCCTTAATATAACTTCACCCTTCTCATTATCGCCCAGGTCTCGGTAAATCAAATAGAGACAATTATAAGCATCTTCAGATTTTTTATTAAAACTAATAAAATCTTTCAAAAGCTTTTCTGCCTCCCTATATCTTCTAAGATAATACAAAGTAAGTCCCGCCTTATAATACAAATCGTATCTTGTGGGATTAAGTTGCATTACTATACTATAAGCCTTTAGTGCCGAATCATATTTTCCAATATTAAAGAGAGCATCCCCGAGATGGATGTATGCTTCTTCCGATCGTGGATTTATAGATATTGCCTCCCTAAAACTTCCAACAGCATTAAGATAGTTTTTATTCTGAAGGTACTTCATACCTCTCTTCATATATTCATTGTACTCATTTATACCTTTTTTATCTTCAGTGCCTATATTTTTTATTTTGTTAAAACTCATTTAATTAGCTTTTTCAATTCGGTAAAAACATTATCAAAAACATTTTCCCAATTACCCAGTTTCTTCTGTCTAAAAATTCTCATTGTAGGATACCAGGGTGAATCTTCTCCATCCAGCAACCATCTCCAATCGGAATTATATGGTAGCAACAACCACACATTTTTACCAATCGCTCCCGCAAGGTGAGCCACCGCAGTATCAGCAGACACTACCAGATCCATGTTTTTTATAAAAATAGCTGTGTCATAGAAATCATTGATGTATTCATTCAAATCCACAATTTTACCATTTTCTCTCAATTTCAAGCAATCCGCTTCTGAAGGGTTTTTCTGGAGGCTAAAAAGCTGAACATTCGGAACATCAGTAAGACGAATAAAATAAGTAACATCAATGGATCTATTCAAATCATTTAGATGCTCTCTATTACCCGCCCAGACAAATCCAATTTTAAATTTATCCTTATATTTAGATAATATACTATTCCGTGCCAAATCATCTCTTTTAACAGACAGATAAGGAATACCCGTATATACATCCTGTAATTTTATATTCAAGACTCTTGGTAAGCTTAATAAGGGGATATAAAAATCAAAATCAGGTATTCTTTCTCCAGACTTAATCACAAGATCAGCTCCTTCACAGAAATCAATTATTTTTTTCAGGGCTGATGGAACTTCAAATATTAATTTTCCCACCTTTTTTCGTGCAATTTTTAAAAACCGACAAAATTGTATAGTATCTCCGAATCCCTGCTCAGCAAACACGAACAGCGTCTTATTTACAATATCTTCCCCATTCCATATAGGTTTTGAAAAATCTCTTTTTATTTTTTCAAACTCCTTGCGATACCATCGCCATTCATAATCCTGCCACCCTTTTTCGTATTCTCCTAATGTCAGATATATAAATCCACGATTACATCTGGCTTCAACAAAGTTTGGATTTAAACTCAATGCTTTCTCGGTAAAATAAAGAGACTTCCTTATATCACGGAGATTAAGATAGCATGAACCAAGGTTTGAATATGCTTCAACAAGATCTGGCTTTATTTCGATTGCTTTTTTAAAAAATTTAACTGCTTTGTCATATTGATATAAATATCCGTAAACTTTTCCAAGATTGTTAAGGGAAAAGGGGTTTTGCGGTTGCAACCTAACTGATTTAACAGCATAGTAAAGTGCATTACCTAAATCTCTCTTATTACAAAATATGGAACTCAAATTACTATAAGCTTCAGCAAAATCCGGATTCATTTCTATAGCCTTTAAGTAAAATTTCTCCGCCTCTCTAATTTTTCCGTGTAACTGGAAAATCAGCCCAATACTAAAATAAGCTTTAGCATGATCTGGATCAATTTCTATAACCCTTCTATAATTTTTTATAGCTTCTTCGTATTTCCCTCTCTTAAAGAAAATTCTTCCTAAATGATAATAAGCTTCACTATATCCATTATTCAGTTTTAGCACTTGCCTGAAGCAATCTTCTGCTCTCTCTAGGTCACCCGATTTGATATATTTCCGTCCTAGATTATAAAAATATATATAATCTGCTACGTTTGTCTCAACTGAACGCCGTTTATTGTCCATAAATATATAACTATGTATAAGTTTTGGAATTGTAGCTGTATATAAATGGTCTATAAATATCCAAGTTTTTTCATTGTATTTCCCAACACCTCTATCACAAAATCTTCATCTTCTGGAGCAAAATATTCTCTATACGTGCCATTCATTCCCTTCCCGGGATTAATTACATTTTGATATTTACTTGGTCTTTTTATTTCGGATAAATTCCAGCCTGTAATTTTCGCTATTCTTTTCATTTCCTCATCAAATTTATTATTCAAATCTTCATACCTGATTGTAATGACTTTATTTTTATTCTTCTCAGCATAATTTACCCATCCTAAAACGTTCGTCTGCCATCGGTGTAACATCGTTGGCTCCTGCTCCTTTTGATATCTCAATATAGCTCCTCTAGGTTGAGCCCTTATAAATTCACTCACTGTCCTTGTAGCAGGTCCTTCATCCCATCCCTTAGATCGATAATCATTTAATAATTTCCAGAAACTTACCATTACATCTCTCGGGTCTCTGTAAATATAGAAAACGTAGAATTGTTCAGTAAAATAATCCATTATATCTATTAAAAAATCAATTGGATGATGCGACTTCAAAATATTTAATACAGGCTGGTTATGTAGCCTTTTTAATACACTTAAAATTGAAACCGGAGCATATAGATTGAGACCCAGATTAAAATCGAGATCTATCCTTGGAGAAGCAATATAGCCAAAATTAATAGAAATCGAATTCATCAAAAAATGTGTGCCAGATCTTTCATGGCTAATAATAGCGACCTTTTTTGTCCCCGGTTTCCCAAGAGTCAGAGTAGCTTTAGGCACAATAAACTCACCTTGACTAATTCGATTGTAATTCTAATATCTCAATTGCTTTTACATTTGTTGGATCATATTCCAGAACCTTGCTCGCAAACTGCTTTGCTTCATCATATCTACCAACTTCCTGATATAATTCTGCCATTCTCAACAACGTCAGGACATCGTTCGGGTGGTTTTCAAGTATTTTTACAAATGCACGAACACCATCCTCATATTGTTCCAATTCCAGTAATACTTCCGCATAATTCCTCTGAGCATCCACAAAGTCAGGAGCCTTTGCGACAGCGGCTGCAAACAATGCCTTTGCTGATTCAAAGTCACCCAACTCGGCACTTATTATGCCAGATTGATTATATGCATATGCGTTATCCGGATTTAAGTCAATGCATTTTTTCAGCATTCTAATAGCATTAAGATTGTCGTCAACATTTCTATAACATAACGCAAGACCGAATAATGCTTCCTCATTTAATGGATCATAGCTTAAAACTTTTACAAAAATTTCCCTGGCATCCTGATATCGGGATTGTGTAAATAAGTCCACTGCCACATTAATCTGGTCTTCACTTAAATCCACTAGCCTTTTATCTCTCTCCATAAGCCATTCAAAATCTATATCCTGCCATTTCTTCTTAAATATTTCTTTATTCATTTCAATAGATTTTTCATAATTAATTTTGTTTGATTTAAATGTGGCACTCCCATAGTGATGCATAAACACATTCTCAGCAACAACAATTTTGAACCCTGCCTTTGATGCTCTCAAACAATAGTCATCATCCTCATAATTTCCACCAACAAAATTTTCGTCAAACCCACCTATAGCGTCATACAATCTCCTGTTTATCATCATTGCAAATCCTGCTATCCTCCTACGGGGTGTATATTTGTACTTCCTCGCTTCTGAAATACGCATAGCATATTCCTCAAAATCCTCAGGATTTTCATACTGGACATTCTCCACCATCTGAAGTCCACTAATCCAGTTTGTTAATGGACCAACCAATCCAATCGACTCATCGATTTCAAATGGTTTTATCATTTTTTCCAGCCATTCAGGCGGTACCAGAACATCATTATTAATAACCATCAAATACTTCCCGTTTGCAAAAGATAGCCCTTGATTAGCACCTTTTGAGAAACCAACGTTAGTATTATTCAATATTACCTTTACATGTGAATAATTATTGCTCAAATAATCAAGATACTCCCTTGTACCATCACTTGATCCATTATCAACAACAATAACTTCATAACTACCACTGGTATTTTTCAGAAGATACTTAAAAAACATTTTAGTATATTCGATGCCATTAAAAGTCAGTGTAATAACAGATACTTTTGGTGGAGCAGAAATATTAGTGTTCAACTTAATTACGTTTTCCATCTCTTCTTCCTTTTTTTTATAAATAGATAGCTCACCAAACTTTTTTGCATATAGCGAATAATTTTCTTTTAAAAAATTCTCAAAATTTTCAAATCCCTCTGTTAAGGCTGTAATAACTATATATTTTGGCTTATCATTGCTAAGCTGATTT
Above is a genomic segment from Candidatus Neomarinimicrobiota bacterium containing:
- a CDS encoding tetratricopeptide repeat protein; the protein is MDNKRRSVETNVADYIYFYNLGRKYIKSGDLERAEDCFRQVLKLNNGYSEAYYHLGRIFFKRGKYEEAIKNYRRVIEIDPDHAKAYFSIGLIFQLHGKIREAEKFYLKAIEMNPDFAEAYSNLSSIFCNKRDLGNALYYAVKSVRLQPQNPFSLNNLGKVYGYLYQYDKAVKFFKKAIEIKPDLVEAYSNLGSCYLNLRDIRKSLYFTEKALSLNPNFVEARCNRGFIYLTLGEYEKGWQDYEWRWYRKEFEKIKRDFSKPIWNGEDIVNKTLFVFAEQGFGDTIQFCRFLKIARKKVGKLIFEVPSALKKIIDFCEGADLVIKSGERIPDFDFYIPLLSLPRVLNIKLQDVYTGIPYLSVKRDDLARNSILSKYKDKFKIGFVWAGNREHLNDLNRSIDVTYFIRLTDVPNVQLFSLQKNPSEADCLKLRENGKIVDLNEYINDFYDTAIFIKNMDLVVSADTAVAHLAGAIGKNVWLLLPYNSDWRWLLDGEDSPWYPTMRIFRQKKLGNWENVFDNVFTELKKLIK
- a CDS encoding glycosyltransferase family protein, producing the protein MSFNKIKNIGTEDKKGINEYNEYMKRGMKYLQNKNYLNAVGSFREAISINPRSEEAYIHLGDALFNIGKYDSALKAYSIVMQLNPTRYDLYYKAGLTLYYLRRYREAEKLLKDFISFNKKSEDAYNCLYLIYRDLGDNEKGEVILREGIAEIPGSAKLHNNLANILQCQGRFDEAIKEYNIAIKLCNDFAEAVLGKSLIYLLNGNFKNGWEGYESRLKLPFFKSVMYKYKKPIWDGRPLADKKLMIWTEQGYGDAIQFIRFVKLINKQYGRIILNCQRKLIKLFQHVRGIDVIYDKDVNHNEDYDFHIPIMSLGRIFVSDEQSIPDSVPYIDIPLKDIDRVRREIGFNRKFLNVGIVWGGNTKHKDDRNRSIDLSYFLRFTEMEGIKLYSLQKGEYAKQLGMISDNKIINLDGYIDDFYDTALIIMSLDLVISVDTAVAHLAGALGRSVWLLIPKYPDWRWMLDRDDSPWYPTMRIFRQKKQGNWDDVFRDIELRLLKKRVEVNDN
- a CDS encoding sulfotransferase domain-containing protein; the protein is MPKATLTLGKPGTKKVAIISHERSGTHFLMNSISINFGYIASPRIDLDFNLGLNLYAPVSILSVLKRLHNQPVLNILKSHHPIDFLIDIMDYFTEQFYVFYIYRDPRDVMVSFWKLLNDYRSKGWDEGPATRTVSEFIRAQPRGAILRYQKEQEPTMLHRWQTNVLGWVNYAEKNKNKVITIRYEDLNNKFDEEMKRIAKITGWNLSEIKRPSKYQNVINPGKGMNGTYREYFAPEDEDFVIEVLGNTMKKLGYL
- a CDS encoding glycosyltransferase produces the protein MLVYILLVFGLLMNILLKLPFINIPLDRDYGVYGYHALFKLKKKKIPYIDTGENHPPGRWLLYLLLIRLFGISRKVFRISNIVFHLLTNLLVFLVAGELFGDTVAIISSFSYAFISSLPAYVWTQSSDEVEQIFFTSLSFYLFILGAQAQNYYLLLISGISSMGALFFKQTAYLNTILPLCISGLIYNFRFSGYISIIFGMIIGFIGIFLFFKYNNIPTDHFRIIFGFKFKFLKKQLELLFYHTKELKKEESEPATHAVLQNDQKKTFNFKYTKEGYLRWVKVVMVPILKNSSIYILFALSGIVLGIVYSHNINSLLFTLVWLVGAILGIIINKHYMAYHFLPLLGPILILSGFGASELWKMLSTNGSILAIAIITILIVGYFGIILIDFNKWRKIERKGRGHIFYYRQEWEMNLAGEKIGRMLKDITNEDDKIYVWGPEYEIYLFSERPSPTTTLFCPRPYISYSPDPYGMETMIVNQLSNDKPKYIVITALTEGFENFENFLKENYSLYAKKFGELSIYKKKEEEMENVIKLNTNISAPPKVSVITLTFNGIEYTKMFFKYLLKNTSGSYEVIVVDNGSSDGTREYLDYLSNNYSHVKVILNNTNVGFSKGANQGLSFANGKYLMVINNDVLVPPEWLEKMIKPFEIDESIGLVGPLTNWISGLQMVENVQYENPEDFEEYAMRISEARKYKYTPRRRIAGFAMMINRRLYDAIGGFDENFVGGNYEDDDYCLRASKAGFKIVVAENVFMHHYGSATFKSNKINYEKSIEMNKEIFKKKWQDIDFEWLMERDKRLVDLSEDQINVAVDLFTQSRYQDAREIFVKVLSYDPLNEEALFGLALCYRNVDDNLNAIRMLKKCIDLNPDNAYAYNQSGIISAELGDFESAKALFAAAVAKAPDFVDAQRNYAEVLLELEQYEDGVRAFVKILENHPNDVLTLLRMAELYQEVGRYDEAKQFASKVLEYDPTNVKAIEILELQSN